A stretch of Halocalculus aciditolerans DNA encodes these proteins:
- a CDS encoding DNA double-strand break repair nuclease NurA, which translates to MTLDPVHFDGISGLVSRISHDIDEAEHRSEAMRAWESFLDPLVVDGDRVLEPLDDLARYAVDVETAGVQDAAFDAVHGLDSGTVNPRAFKNGIVLDVAQAALAVHPSDVDTHRARTVIATVHTNDDSVRLQSDDWQRRDEGYWRGRIFRAPNVERDEEAVVHALSLYLAESTHALDHASEVSDLLVLDGPLYPKIVMNWLSDRRELAALLEKDLVRDVVRNYLELVEVFAERDVPLCGFVKTLGSRGVVSTLREKTHAPWTDDAAFFTQVLERRDADGDRVTDDLTYTNWFVSRVGIDYEFSDLGDALGLDLDLDREAYEVAFFVVYDPRTDTAFKVELPRVFADDPDVRERVTRQVVSDVAATAGPPLAVKKADELARIGAAEKNELVSAMETALDSEYRRPHNEDRWG; encoded by the coding sequence GTGACGCTCGACCCCGTCCACTTCGACGGCATCTCGGGACTCGTCTCCCGCATCAGCCACGACATCGACGAGGCGGAACACCGCAGCGAGGCGATGCGCGCCTGGGAGTCCTTCCTCGACCCGCTCGTCGTGGACGGGGACCGCGTGCTCGAACCTCTCGACGACCTCGCGCGGTACGCCGTCGACGTCGAAACCGCCGGCGTGCAGGACGCCGCGTTCGACGCCGTCCACGGCCTCGACTCCGGGACCGTGAACCCCCGCGCGTTCAAGAACGGCATCGTCCTCGACGTCGCGCAGGCCGCGCTCGCCGTCCACCCGAGCGACGTCGACACCCACCGCGCCCGCACGGTCATCGCCACCGTCCACACGAACGACGACTCCGTCCGCCTCCAGAGCGACGACTGGCAGCGACGCGACGAGGGCTACTGGCGCGGCCGCATCTTCCGCGCGCCGAACGTCGAACGCGACGAGGAAGCCGTCGTCCACGCCCTCTCCCTCTACCTCGCCGAATCCACGCACGCGCTCGACCACGCCAGCGAGGTCTCCGACCTCCTCGTCCTCGACGGCCCGCTCTACCCGAAAATCGTCATGAACTGGCTCTCCGACCGCCGCGAGCTCGCCGCCCTCCTCGAAAAAGACCTCGTGCGCGACGTCGTCCGAAACTACCTCGAACTCGTCGAGGTCTTCGCCGAGCGCGACGTCCCGCTCTGCGGGTTCGTGAAGACCCTCGGGTCGCGCGGCGTCGTCTCGACGCTCCGCGAGAAGACCCACGCCCCGTGGACGGACGACGCCGCGTTCTTCACGCAAGTCCTCGAACGCCGCGACGCCGACGGCGACCGCGTCACCGACGACCTCACCTACACCAACTGGTTCGTCTCCAGGGTCGGTATCGACTACGAGTTCTCCGACCTCGGCGACGCCCTCGGCCTCGACCTCGACCTCGACCGCGAAGCCTACGAAGTCGCGTTCTTCGTCGTCTACGACCCCCGGACCGACACCGCGTTCAAAGTCGAACTCCCCCGCGTCTTCGCCGACGACCCCGACGTCCGCGAACGCGTCACCCGTCAGGTCGTCTCCGACGTCGCCGCGACCGCCGGCCCGCCGCTCGCCGTCAAGAAGGCCGACGAACTCGCGCGCATCGGCGCGGCCGAGAAGAACGAACTCGTCTCCGCGATGGAGACCGCCCTCGACAGCGAGTACCGACGACCGCATAACGAAGACCGGTGGGGGTAA
- a CDS encoding Lrp/AsnC family transcriptional regulator translates to MVTAYVLIKANTGEADRLLDEILAIDGVADAHVVAGDVDLIAKVRVDTPKHVKDIAADSIQRIAGVEDTETYISMD, encoded by the coding sequence ATGGTGACCGCGTACGTCCTCATCAAAGCCAACACCGGCGAAGCCGACCGACTGCTCGACGAAATCCTCGCCATCGACGGCGTCGCCGACGCCCACGTCGTCGCCGGCGACGTCGACCTCATCGCCAAAGTCCGCGTCGACACCCCCAAACACGTCAAGGACATCGCCGCCGACTCCATCCAACGCATCGCCGGCGTCGAAGACACCGAGACCTACATCTCGATGGACTAG
- the gpmI gene encoding 2,3-bisphosphoglycerate-independent phosphoglycerate mutase, protein MKSALVILDGWGLGDDDPRRADPPTNPARGRNAVTAAETPNFERYADAGAFGQLRTSGRDVGLPRGQMGNSEVGHLTLGAGRVVNQEYTRIEDAIADDELRENPAVRGAFDYAAERGGRVHFMGLVSDGGVHSDHEHLHALIEAAADYGVPASTHAFTDGRDTSPTGGEDYLYALEEVVENYDTGDVATVCGRYYAMDRDQNWERTKQAYDAIVKRNGLHRAESAHEAVRESYERGETDEFVEPTIVRGGDRLSDGDSVVFFNFRADRARQLVRMLADIDPEWSFETTPPDVAVTTMTSYDETFDLPVAFPPREPKHVTGAVLADAGLTQLRLAESEKYAHVTYFFNGGRETEFDGEIRRIVDSPDVETYDEQPAMSAREVTDTAIDVVESEDPDFVVLNYANADMVGHTGDFDAAVDAVEAVDEQLGRLLPALADAGANTVVTADHGNADDMGTPEDPHTAHTLNPVPCVYLAPDGTGDGKRIRDDRALRDVAPTLLDLADVDVPAEMTGESLLR, encoded by the coding sequence ATGAAGAGCGCACTCGTCATTCTGGACGGCTGGGGGCTGGGGGACGACGACCCGCGGCGGGCGGACCCACCGACGAACCCCGCGCGGGGGCGGAACGCGGTGACGGCGGCCGAAACGCCGAACTTCGAGCGGTACGCGGACGCGGGCGCGTTCGGCCAGCTGCGGACGAGCGGGCGCGACGTCGGCCTCCCGCGCGGACAGATGGGGAACTCGGAGGTCGGCCACCTCACGCTCGGCGCGGGCCGCGTCGTGAACCAAGAGTACACGCGCATCGAGGACGCCATCGCGGACGACGAACTCCGCGAGAACCCCGCAGTCCGCGGGGCGTTCGACTACGCCGCCGAGCGCGGGGGGCGCGTCCACTTCATGGGGCTCGTCTCCGACGGCGGCGTCCACTCGGACCACGAGCACCTGCACGCGCTCATCGAGGCCGCGGCGGACTACGGCGTCCCGGCGTCGACGCACGCCTTCACGGACGGTCGCGACACCTCGCCGACGGGCGGCGAAGACTACCTCTACGCGCTGGAGGAAGTCGTGGAGAACTACGACACGGGCGACGTCGCGACGGTCTGCGGGCGGTACTACGCGATGGACAGAGACCAGAACTGGGAGCGGACGAAGCAGGCCTACGACGCCATCGTGAAGCGGAACGGGCTGCATCGCGCGGAGTCCGCGCACGAAGCGGTCCGAGAGTCCTACGAGCGCGGCGAGACGGACGAGTTCGTCGAACCCACCATCGTGCGCGGCGGCGACCGCCTCTCGGACGGGGACAGCGTCGTGTTCTTCAACTTCCGCGCGGACCGCGCGCGCCAGCTCGTCCGAATGCTCGCGGACATCGACCCCGAGTGGTCGTTCGAGACGACGCCGCCCGACGTCGCGGTGACGACCATGACGTCGTACGACGAGACGTTCGACCTGCCCGTGGCCTTCCCGCCGCGCGAACCGAAGCACGTGACGGGTGCGGTGCTCGCGGACGCCGGCCTCACGCAGCTCCGCCTCGCGGAGTCCGAGAAGTACGCGCACGTGACGTACTTCTTCAACGGCGGGCGGGAGACGGAGTTCGACGGCGAAATCCGCCGAATCGTCGACAGCCCGGACGTCGAGACCTACGACGAACAGCCGGCGATGAGCGCGCGCGAGGTCACGGACACCGCCATCGACGTCGTCGAGAGCGAGGACCCCGACTTCGTGGTGCTGAACTACGCGAACGCGGACATGGTCGGCCACACCGGCGATTTCGACGCCGCCGTCGACGCCGTGGAGGCGGTCGACGAGCAGCTCGGCCGCCTGCTCCCCGCGCTCGCCGACGCCGGCGCGAACACCGTCGTCACCGCCGACCACGGGAACGCCGACGACATGGGCACGCCGGAAGACCCCCACACCGCGCACACGCTCAATCCCGTCCCCTGCGTCTACCTCGCGCCAGACGGGACCGGCGACGGCAAACGCATCCGCGACGACCGCGCGCTCCGCGACGTCGCCCCTACCCTCCTCGACCTCGCCGACGTCGACGTCCCCGCGGAGATGACCGGCGAGAGCCTCCTACGGTAG
- a CDS encoding DUF7113 family protein has product MLQVQGSAGGTTLTGTVYERGEDAPSFKGAPDEDAPYVWVCDEFYEVESGGLVQEIAGTDVHVAFETPMPRGFDTRDQAIDAARDHVRLQFARIGIPETDVDVTVERTIEP; this is encoded by the coding sequence ATGCTACAGGTGCAAGGGTCCGCCGGAGGAACCACGCTCACCGGAACGGTCTACGAACGCGGCGAAGACGCGCCCTCCTTCAAGGGCGCACCCGACGAGGACGCCCCCTACGTCTGGGTCTGCGACGAATTCTACGAGGTCGAAAGCGGCGGTCTCGTCCAAGAAATCGCCGGCACCGACGTCCACGTCGCCTTCGAAACCCCCATGCCCCGCGGCTTCGACACCCGCGACCAAGCCATCGACGCCGCCCGCGACCACGTCCGCCTCCAGTTCGCCCGCATCGGCATCCCCGAAACCGACGTCGACGTCACCGTCGAACGCACCATCGAACCATAA
- the tmk gene encoding dTMP kinase produces the protein MLVTLEGLDGSGKTTVWEALRATRDDGWTFTREPTGSWYGDAVRRSIGEPDADPLAELFLYTADHADHLSRTVRPALADGDVVVSDRYSDSRYAYQAASLDGELKRPMEYIRGVHQPFTREPDVTLYFDVPPETGAARAGATNKFEQTKFLSEVQANYEELISMRPGRFVRIDATRPPEDVLDRVEDVLGRVLGDD, from the coding sequence ATGCTCGTGACGCTGGAGGGCCTGGACGGCAGCGGGAAGACGACGGTGTGGGAGGCGCTCCGCGCCACCCGAGACGACGGCTGGACGTTCACCCGCGAACCCACGGGGTCGTGGTACGGCGACGCCGTCCGGCGCTCCATCGGCGAACCCGACGCCGACCCGCTCGCCGAACTCTTCCTCTACACCGCCGACCACGCCGACCACCTCTCTCGAACGGTTCGCCCCGCGCTCGCCGACGGCGACGTCGTCGTCTCCGACCGCTACTCCGACTCCCGCTACGCCTACCAGGCCGCGAGCCTCGACGGCGAACTCAAACGCCCCATGGAGTACATCCGCGGCGTCCACCAGCCCTTCACGCGCGAACCCGACGTCACGCTCTACTTCGACGTCCCGCCGGAGACGGGCGCGGCGCGCGCCGGCGCGACCAACAAGTTCGAGCAGACGAAGTTCCTCAGCGAGGTACAAGCGAACTACGAGGAGCTCATCTCGATGCGGCCCGGACGCTTCGTCCGCATCGACGCCACCCGACCCCCCGAGGACGTCCTCGACCGCGTGGAAGACGTCCTCGGCCGCGTGCTCGGCGACGACTGA
- a CDS encoding universal stress protein, whose product MAGVLVPIDSSEQSTDALEYALEELQSDDITLIHIIDPIEAGYTAQATVPGYSEEWYEQAQAEAETLFDSAQELADDYDVDLKTATEVGRPSRTIVDYAEENDFDHIVMGSHGRSGVSRILLGSVAEAVVRRSPVPVTIVR is encoded by the coding sequence ATGGCAGGAGTACTCGTTCCCATCGACAGCAGCGAACAGTCGACCGACGCGCTCGAATACGCTCTCGAAGAGCTCCAGAGCGACGACATCACCCTCATCCACATCATCGACCCCATCGAAGCCGGCTACACCGCGCAGGCCACCGTCCCCGGCTACTCCGAAGAGTGGTACGAGCAGGCCCAGGCAGAGGCCGAAACCCTCTTCGACTCCGCGCAGGAGCTCGCCGACGACTACGACGTCGACCTCAAGACCGCCACCGAAGTCGGCCGACCGTCTCGAACCATCGTCGACTACGCCGAGGAGAACGACTTCGACCACATCGTCATGGGCAGCCACGGCCGCAGCGGCGTCTCCCGTATCCTCCTCGGCAGCGTCGCCGAAGCCGTCGTCCGCCGCTCCCCCGTCCCCGTCACCATCGTTCGATAG
- a CDS encoding ABC transporter substrate-binding protein has translation MAVAAGRSDAINSIYFPEYHGTLLNHFYARLDGVSFDWQNLQDSWGLGKEGFYELDSDVHLTDPAYATTLDSLDQADVEEIRQQIAPWFGNYFSNTHSTPPKQWADGYQYYSLWDIFEKVAEVFQAKENYRALYEEHQRLLSTVEEKRPPKDERPSVALTFPTENHIGVFHLNAPGFLAANTRPLGAVDAFADMNFERNAQVDMEAMAEADPDVILALFRFASSYSIAETKKRFQDDPVGRTISAAKNDRIYAQGVRYQGPIANLFQLEMTAKQLYPEQLGEWPGYVDGEDYPEIPEEEQLFDRQRVADIINGDS, from the coding sequence ATGGCGGTTGCGGCCGGCCGTAGTGACGCCATCAACTCGATCTACTTCCCCGAGTACCACGGCACGTTACTGAACCACTTCTACGCTCGACTCGACGGTGTCTCGTTCGACTGGCAGAACCTGCAAGACTCGTGGGGGCTCGGAAAAGAGGGGTTCTACGAGCTCGATAGCGACGTTCACTTGACCGATCCAGCCTACGCCACGACGTTGGACTCTCTCGATCAGGCGGACGTCGAAGAGATCCGTCAACAGATTGCACCGTGGTTCGGGAACTACTTCAGCAACACCCATTCGACGCCACCGAAGCAGTGGGCCGATGGGTACCAGTACTACTCGTTGTGGGACATTTTCGAGAAGGTGGCCGAGGTGTTTCAGGCAAAAGAGAACTATCGGGCCCTCTACGAGGAACACCAGCGGCTGCTTTCGACGGTGGAAGAAAAACGCCCGCCGAAGGACGAGCGACCGTCGGTCGCGCTCACCTTTCCGACGGAGAATCATATCGGTGTCTTCCACCTGAACGCGCCCGGATTCCTCGCTGCAAACACTCGTCCGCTCGGTGCGGTTGATGCGTTCGCCGACATGAACTTCGAGCGGAACGCCCAGGTCGATATGGAGGCGATGGCAGAAGCGGACCCGGACGTCATCCTCGCGCTGTTCCGGTTCGCGTCGAGCTACAGCATCGCGGAGACGAAAAAGCGGTTCCAGGACGACCCGGTCGGGCGGACGATTTCGGCGGCGAAGAACGACCGCATCTACGCACAGGGCGTCAGATACCAGGGGCCGATAGCGAACCTCTTCCAGCTGGAGATGACCGCCAAGCAGCTCTACCCCGAACAGCTCGGCGAGTGGCCCGGATACGTCGACGGCGAGGACTACCCCGAGATCCCCGAGGAGGAACAGCTCTTCGACCGCCAGCGCGTCGCCGACATCATCAACGGCGACAGCTAA
- a CDS encoding potassium channel family protein — translation MRFVIIGAGRVGSRTARVLKNEGHDVTVVDNDDEKVERAETEGFDVIAGDGASEDALERAALDDADAVGALTGDLNVNFAACMVAKAHDCRTVLRIDEDYREQIYRKYADEVDEIVYPERLGAIGAKNALLGGNVTAIADLAENLQVVQFTVTDDAPMNGYTVSELELPARARVLAFGKKNGDLGLPLPDDTLELGDRITVLAEFDALNDVRHILVGGGGD, via the coding sequence ATGCGATTCGTCATCATCGGCGCCGGACGCGTGGGGAGCCGGACCGCGCGCGTCCTCAAGAACGAAGGACACGACGTCACAGTCGTCGACAACGACGACGAGAAAGTCGAACGCGCCGAAACCGAAGGGTTCGACGTCATCGCCGGCGACGGCGCGAGCGAGGACGCCCTCGAACGCGCCGCGCTCGACGACGCCGACGCCGTCGGCGCGCTCACCGGCGACCTCAACGTCAACTTCGCCGCCTGCATGGTCGCCAAAGCCCACGACTGCCGCACCGTCCTCCGCATCGACGAAGACTACCGCGAACAGATCTACCGCAAATACGCCGACGAAGTCGACGAAATCGTCTACCCCGAACGCCTCGGCGCAATCGGCGCGAAGAACGCCCTCCTCGGCGGGAACGTCACCGCCATCGCCGACCTCGCCGAGAACCTCCAAGTCGTCCAGTTCACCGTCACCGACGACGCCCCCATGAACGGCTACACCGTCAGCGAACTCGAACTCCCCGCTCGCGCCCGCGTCCTCGCCTTCGGGAAGAAGAACGGCGACCTCGGCCTCCCGCTCCCCGACGACACCCTAGAGCTCGGCGACCGCATCACCGTCCTCGCCGAATTCGACGCGCTCAACGACGTCCGCCACATCCTCGTCGGCGGCGGAGGTGACTAA
- a CDS encoding ATP-binding protein, producing the protein MTDLGDFSLDDDSAEPSGEAGDSTSGEAAASASSSSDAASASSSSDAGSAEGFERPEYVDGGGDRGVGTLAVSEGLRIDEDSGETALRAYVTAGNREEIRLGTYLLAPYPGGESLFARITGLEYAQAFRSDDATEIHARRAMRSDGIEESDYKFIADLEPLAVLYRDDGELKRRMPDRVPKPETVVEHADDREAIKTGLKMPEDGVFVGHLAVGGEKVTTAATPPTIDYRVKDDYTDGDPLVFRHTLVAGGTGSGKTHTTKNILRQYLHPDRTYETGDGRERRMAVVQFDPQDEYAQMHDDNPDADRENARSWEAQGLAHGGHGDTKAFVPAFGNATYAASHHRAEQVEFTIPFSMVRSRPWLAASSGLNDNQYGALTLLLDRFFRQYGNAGTYDEFTSFLDDPALKEELDESGRVHEATYEAVMRRVNGMPSGVFDQDARAITDLVHDFVRPGGLSVVPTYHVSNSRAAETIVLALSSLLVDQKLSNDPDFDRIKETPLLLGMDEAHNFLADTDSVQGRQVVGKFTEAAKQGRKERLGLFLVTQDPQDIADPVFKQVNTTVVLNLGDEDAIKSVNIPSNLEGKVPYMEKGQMVVYSPDNSEPVEVIGLPTCLTRHGRD; encoded by the coding sequence ATGACTGACCTCGGGGATTTCTCGCTCGACGACGATTCGGCGGAGCCGAGCGGCGAGGCGGGCGATTCTACCAGTGGTGAGGCGGCGGCGAGCGCGTCGTCGTCGAGTGATGCCGCGAGCGCGTCGTCGTCGAGTGATGCGGGGAGTGCGGAGGGGTTCGAGCGGCCGGAGTACGTCGACGGCGGGGGGGATCGGGGCGTGGGGACGCTCGCGGTGAGCGAGGGCTTGCGTATCGATGAGGATAGCGGGGAGACGGCGCTGCGGGCGTACGTGACGGCGGGGAACCGGGAGGAGATTCGACTGGGGACCTATCTGCTCGCGCCGTATCCGGGCGGTGAGTCGCTGTTCGCGCGGATTACGGGGTTGGAGTACGCGCAGGCGTTCCGGAGCGACGACGCGACGGAGATTCACGCGCGCCGCGCGATGCGTTCGGACGGTATCGAGGAGTCGGACTACAAGTTCATCGCGGACTTGGAGCCGCTGGCGGTGCTCTACCGGGACGACGGGGAGCTGAAGCGGCGGATGCCGGACCGCGTGCCGAAGCCCGAAACGGTCGTGGAGCACGCGGACGACCGGGAGGCCATCAAGACCGGGTTGAAGATGCCGGAGGACGGCGTCTTCGTGGGCCACCTCGCGGTCGGCGGGGAGAAGGTGACGACGGCGGCGACGCCGCCGACCATCGACTACCGCGTGAAAGACGACTACACCGATGGGGATCCGCTCGTCTTCCGCCATACGCTCGTGGCGGGCGGGACGGGGTCGGGGAAGACGCACACGACGAAGAACATTCTCAGACAGTATCTCCACCCGGACCGGACGTACGAGACGGGCGACGGCCGGGAGCGCCGGATGGCGGTCGTGCAGTTCGACCCGCAGGACGAGTACGCGCAGATGCACGACGACAACCCGGACGCCGACCGGGAGAACGCGCGCTCGTGGGAGGCACAAGGGCTCGCGCACGGCGGACACGGCGACACGAAGGCCTTCGTGCCGGCGTTCGGGAACGCCACCTATGCGGCGAGCCACCACCGCGCCGAGCAGGTCGAGTTCACCATCCCCTTCTCGATGGTCCGCAGCCGGCCGTGGCTCGCGGCGTCGTCGGGCCTGAACGACAACCAGTACGGCGCGCTCACCCTCCTCCTCGACCGGTTCTTCCGGCAGTACGGGAACGCGGGGACCTACGACGAGTTCACGTCCTTCCTCGACGACCCCGCGCTGAAGGAGGAGCTGGACGAATCGGGCCGTGTCCACGAAGCGACCTACGAGGCCGTGATGCGCCGGGTGAACGGCATGCCGTCGGGCGTCTTCGACCAGGACGCGCGCGCCATCACCGACCTCGTGCACGACTTCGTCCGACCCGGCGGGCTGAGCGTCGTCCCGACCTACCACGTCTCGAACTCCCGGGCGGCCGAAACCATCGTGCTCGCGCTGTCGAGCCTCCTCGTCGACCAGAAGCTCTCGAACGACCCCGACTTCGACCGCATCAAGGAGACGCCGCTTCTTCTCGGGATGGACGAAGCGCACAACTTCCTCGCCGACACCGACAGCGTTCAGGGCCGCCAAGTGGTCGGCAAATTCACGGAAGCCGCGAAACAGGGCCGGAAAGAACGCCTCGGGCTCTTCCTCGTCACGCAGGACCCACAGGACATCGCCGACCCGGTCTTCAAGCAGGTGAACACTACGGTCGTCCTCAACCTCGGCGACGAGGACGCCATCAAATCCGTGAACATCCCCAGCAACCTCGAAGGCAAAGTCCCCTACATGGAGAAGGGCCAGATGGTCGTCTACTCGCCCGACAACTCCGAGCCGGTCGAAGTCATCGGCCTCCCCACCTGCCTCACCCGCCACGGTCGCGACTGA
- a CDS encoding Lrp/AsnC ligand binding domain-containing protein yields MVHAVIMVKTEAGESEAVLERVLELEAVTEAHIVAGAWDIIAETDAAEMQGLVRASSSGIQQIRGVRDTKTYISMSA; encoded by the coding sequence ATGGTTCACGCGGTCATCATGGTGAAAACGGAAGCCGGGGAGTCGGAGGCCGTACTGGAGCGCGTCCTCGAACTGGAGGCGGTGACGGAGGCGCACATCGTGGCGGGCGCGTGGGACATCATCGCGGAGACGGACGCCGCGGAGATGCAGGGCCTCGTCCGCGCGTCCTCGTCGGGGATTCAGCAGATACGCGGCGTGAGGGACACGAAGACGTACATCTCGATGTCCGCGTAG